The following are encoded together in the Phocoena sinus isolate mPhoSin1 chromosome 11, mPhoSin1.pri, whole genome shotgun sequence genome:
- the RAB23 gene encoding LOW QUALITY PROTEIN: ras-related protein Rab-23 (The sequence of the model RefSeq protein was modified relative to this genomic sequence to represent the inferred CDS: inserted 1 base in 1 codon), protein MLEEDMEVAIKMVVVGNGAVGKSSMIQRYCKGIFTKDYKKTIGVDFLERQIQVNDEDVRLMLWDTAGQEEFDAITKAYYRGAQACVLVFSTTDRESFEAISSWREKVVAEVGDIPTVLVQNKIDLLDDSCIKNEEAEALAKKLKLRFYRTSVKEDLNVTEVFKYXAEKYLQKLKQQIAEDPESMHSSSNKIGVFSTSAGSHLGQNSSTLNGGDVINLRPNRQRTKKNRNPFSSCSIP, encoded by the exons ATGTTGGAGGAAGATATGGAAGTCGCCATAAAGATGGTGGTTGTAGGGAATGGCGCAGTTGGAAAATCAAGTATGATTCAGCGGTATTGCAAAGGCATTTTTACAAAAGACTACAAGAAAACCATTGGAGTTGATTTTTTGGAGCGACAGATACA AGTTAATGATGAAGACGTCAGGCTCATGTTATGGGATACCGCAGGTCAAGAGGAGTTTGATGCAATAACAAAGGCCTACTATCGAG GAGCCCAGGCTTGTGTGCTTGTATTTTCCACCACAGACAGGGAATCTTTTGAAGCGATTTCCAGTTGGAGAGAGAAGGTGGTGGCTGAAGTTGGAGATATACCAACTGTACTTGTACAAAACAAGATCGATCTCCTTGATGACTCTTGTATAAAGAA tgaggaagctgaggcactgGCAAAAAAGTTGAAGCTGAGATTCTACAGGACTTCAGTGAAGGAGGATCTGAACGTGACGGAAG tttttaaat ttgctgaaaaatatcttcaaaagcttaaacaacaaatagcTGAGGATCCTGAATCAATGCATTCAAGTAGTAACAAAATTG GTGTCTTTAGCACGTCTGCTGGGAGTCACTTGGGTCAGAATTCAAGTACCCTTAATGGTGGAGATGTCATCAACCTCAGGCCCAACAGACAGAGGACCAAGAAAAACCGAAATCCTTTTAGCAGCTGTAGCATACCCTAA